In Ostrea edulis chromosome 10, xbOstEdul1.1, whole genome shotgun sequence, one genomic interval encodes:
- the LOC125666409 gene encoding opsin Rh3-like, whose protein sequence is MNTSRDTTDPGFLDLTYSERLARLPYSVLVLVLYFIGILGNSLVIHFFRRIQRKKTPSEAIILILAVCDLMTMLLFVSKEYERLRYVMDVKSEIACKITHYFGFSAGLASSFFVSVLAIYRHQRLYKSNTSQTTITRIFIYLFLCSLLSVVLCLPVPFIVGLQQFQVEGFQIRRCWFAEKQVVEFLPNVYIGCLLVWTFASCFIIGFCNFKIIRVLYQSNLTLPNTADRTEITTCNVDQTDMSMVTIEKETDDVKSRKCQQEMNDESKRTTQNTEHKTRIVVSQPSIEDPNVIQDRDEASVIDKTPENETLKLPTSGGNGKIHVSSDTKDAKDDEGEKVALSRSITYTITILIVTVTIMVCYFLFLTLYMFMAFKRTDPSFRRMSIREDAFYTYATDIVAMNAVINPFVYFFSDRKYRNMYKSNHKQELRIYDGSFSVGQF, encoded by the coding sequence ATGAATACCTCCCGAGATACCACAGATCCGGGTTTTTTGGACTTGACCTACAGCGAGCGACTTGCCAGACTTCCGTATAGCGTGCTAGTCCTCGTCCTGTACTTCATCGGTATCCTAGGCAACAGTCTAGTCATTCATTTCTTCCGGCGAATACAGAGAAAGAAAACGCCATCAGAAGCCATTATCTTAATCTTGGCCGTTTGCGATTTGATGACCATGTTGCTGTTTGTCTCTAAGGAATACGAAAGACTACGTTATGTGATGGACGTCAAGTCAGAGATTGCTTGCAAAATTACTCACTACTTTGGGTTTTCCGCCGGTCTTGCATCTTCATTTTTTGTTTCAGTTTTAGCTATTTACAGGCATCAACGTCTTTACAAGTCCAACACTTCACAAACAACTATCACTCGCATATTCATTTACCTATTCCTTTGCTCTCTCCTGTCAGTGGTTCTGTGTCTACCGGTTCCTTTCATCGTTGGTCTTCAACAATTCCAAGTTGAAGGTTTTCAAATCAGAAGATGTTGGTTCGCAGAAAAGCAAGTGGTCGAATTTCTCCCGAATGTATATATCGGCTGTTTACTTGTTTGGACATTCGCAAGCTGCTTTATTATAGGATTTTGTAACTTCAAGATTATTAGAGTGTTATATCAATCAAACCTTACATTACCGAATACAGCGGACCGTACCGAAATCACAACCTGCAATGTAGATCAGACAGATATGAGTATGGTCACTATTGAAAAAGAGACTGATGAcgtaaaatcaagaaaatgtcAACAAGAAATGAACGACGAATCCAAACGGACGACACAAAACACGGAACACAAAACTAGGATAGTGGTATCCCAACCCTCGATCGAAGATCCAAATGTAATTCAAGATAGAGATGAAGCAAGCGTCATAGACAAGACACCCGAAAACGAGACGCTAAAACTGCCAACTTCCGGAGGAAACggcaagatacatgtatcaagtgACACCAAGGATGCAAAAGACGACGAAGGTGAGAAGGTGGCTCTGTCGAGAAGTATCACATACACCATTACAATTCTGATCGTGACTGTGACAATCATGGTGTGCTATTTCCTGTTTCTTACTTTGTATATGTTCATGGCCTTCAAGAGAACGGACCCCAGCTTCCGGAGGATGTCTATCCGAGAAGATGCGTTTTATACTTACGCCACCGACATCGTAGCCATGAACGCTGTCATCAATCCCTTTGTTTACTTCTTTAGCGATCGGAAATATCGGAACATGTACAAGTCAAATCATAAACAAGAGCTGAGAATATATGACGGTTCGTTTAGCGTAGGACAATTTTGA